In one Thermaerobacter sp. PB12/4term genomic region, the following are encoded:
- a CDS encoding AtpZ/AtpI family protein yields the protein MAGDSPSRPRRPRKAVLPPRKATPPGARDGSGRARGGSGSGLRGAGTLFELAFTFAGTLLAGMAIGYYGGRWLDGWLGTAPWLQLLGLMLGVVAAFRVLWRTLQRLDADEPAAGGPGRGHGGPGMPGRGPGATGPGSSGSRPDPSAGRGLPRDPAEQERGGKGGPSS from the coding sequence ATGGCGGGCGACAGCCCTTCCAGGCCCAGGCGGCCCCGCAAGGCCGTGCTGCCCCCCCGCAAGGCCACGCCGCCCGGGGCGCGGGACGGCTCCGGGAGGGCGCGGGGCGGCTCCGGGAGCGGGCTGCGGGGTGCGGGCACGCTCTTCGAGCTGGCTTTCACCTTCGCGGGTACCCTGCTGGCCGGCATGGCCATCGGCTACTACGGCGGCCGCTGGCTGGACGGGTGGCTGGGCACGGCACCCTGGCTGCAGCTCCTGGGGCTCATGCTGGGCGTGGTGGCTGCCTTCCGGGTCCTGTGGCGTACCCTCCAGCGCCTGGATGCGGACGAACCGGCCGCCGGCGGGCCGGGGCGCGGCCACGGGGGACCGGGCATGCCGGGCAGAGGGCCGGGCGCAACCGGTCCGGGCTCTTCCGGCTCCCGGCCCGATCCTTCCGCCGGCCGCGGGCTTCCCAGGGACCCGGCAGAGCAGGAACGCGGCGGAAAGGGCGGGCCGTCTTCGTGA
- the atpB gene encoding F0F1 ATP synthase subunit A, with amino-acid sequence MTPWLQLAAAGGEAAEGGHGAEGAHVVFHLFGLPVHESIVTMWILMALIIVLGIAAARGLHLVPRNRFQMAVQWAVESLYGFVTDIMGRERARQFTPLLGSFFVLILLSNYTGLLPLLPHENWFQPPTSRWGVTGGLAIFTFVAVQVYGFRRHGLGYFRRFLEGPVFLWPLTVPLAVIEELIKPFSLSLRLFANIFGGEAVLAGLLAALPWFLPMGVMFIEVIAGFVQALIFTMLSALYIEAATAEFHHEH; translated from the coding sequence TTGACCCCATGGCTGCAGCTGGCCGCCGCGGGCGGCGAGGCGGCGGAGGGCGGGCACGGGGCCGAAGGCGCGCACGTGGTCTTCCACCTGTTCGGGCTGCCCGTGCACGAGTCCATCGTCACCATGTGGATCCTCATGGCCCTGATCATCGTGCTGGGGATCGCAGCAGCCCGCGGCCTGCACCTGGTGCCGCGCAATCGCTTTCAGATGGCCGTCCAGTGGGCCGTGGAATCCCTTTACGGTTTTGTGACCGACATCATGGGCCGGGAGCGGGCGCGCCAGTTCACACCGCTGTTGGGCTCCTTCTTCGTTTTGATCCTGCTGAGCAACTACACCGGCCTGCTTCCCCTTCTGCCCCACGAGAACTGGTTCCAGCCGCCGACGAGCCGCTGGGGCGTGACCGGCGGCCTGGCCATCTTCACCTTCGTGGCCGTCCAGGTCTACGGCTTCCGGCGCCACGGGCTGGGGTACTTTCGGCGCTTTCTTGAAGGGCCTGTCTTCCTCTGGCCCCTGACGGTTCCCCTGGCGGTCATTGAAGAGCTGATCAAGCCCTTCTCCCTGTCCTTGCGTCTGTTCGCCAACATCTTTGGTGGCGAGGCGGTCCTGGCAGGGCTGTTGGCCGCCCTGCCCTGGTTCCTGCCCATGGGCGTGATGTTCATCGAGGTCATCGCCGGGTTCGTGCAGGCGCTAATCTTCACCATGCTGTCGGCCCTGTACATCGAGGCGGCCACCGCCGAGTTCCACCACGAGCACTGA
- a CDS encoding ATP synthase F0 subunit C, whose product MEGITGIAFFSALAVIGLAIAAFGSATGQARAAAAALDAIWRQPEAAGRIQTVLILSLAFLESLTLFTFALAFLFAGQVAG is encoded by the coding sequence GTGGAAGGAATCACCGGGATTGCGTTCTTCTCCGCGCTGGCGGTCATCGGCCTGGCCATCGCTGCCTTCGGCTCGGCCACCGGCCAGGCGCGGGCGGCGGCGGCGGCGCTGGACGCCATCTGGCGCCAGCCTGAGGCGGCCGGCCGTATCCAGACGGTGCTGATCCTGTCGCTGGCCTTCCTCGAGTCGCTGACCCTGTTCACCTTCGCCCTCGCCTTCCTGTTCGCCGGCCAGGTGGCCGGTTGA
- the atpF gene encoding F0F1 ATP synthase subunit B produces the protein MHISPELIWAFINFFLFVVVLARFFWRPVMELLDRRREEIEVNLAAAERAREEAARAEAEYRQRLAAAQREAQSILERATQLAEQERQERLEAARREAEQLLERARATIEREKEQAIAALRREVADLTLLATERVLGRVLDAEDQRRLVTEAVEEVANLR, from the coding sequence GTGCATATTTCACCCGAGTTGATCTGGGCGTTTATCAACTTTTTCCTGTTCGTCGTCGTGCTCGCCCGGTTCTTCTGGCGTCCGGTGATGGAGTTGCTGGACCGGCGCCGGGAGGAGATCGAGGTCAACCTGGCCGCTGCCGAGCGCGCCCGGGAAGAGGCGGCCCGGGCCGAGGCGGAGTACCGCCAGCGGCTGGCGGCCGCCCAGCGGGAGGCCCAGAGCATCCTGGAGCGGGCGACCCAGCTGGCGGAGCAGGAGCGCCAGGAGCGGTTGGAGGCCGCGCGCCGCGAGGCGGAGCAGCTGCTGGAACGGGCCCGGGCGACCATCGAGCGGGAGAAGGAGCAGGCCATCGCCGCGCTGCGGCGGGAGGTGGCCGACCTGACCCTGCTGGCCACGGAGCGGGTGCTGGGCCGGGTGCTGGACGCCGAAGATCAGCGCCGGCTGGTGACCGAGGCCGTGGAAGAGGTGGCGAACCTGCGATGA
- the atpH gene encoding ATP synthase F1 subunit delta, with translation MKRRPLAQRYARVLYDLGRESSELDRLAADLARVLDVFGEHPELRQRFESLAVPARDKQQLIESVFGDRVHLWVGNLLRLLVRRRRENLLPDIVAEFTALRDREAGVLEAEVEAAAELHAATRQRLEEELARSLGARQVRLAVRVRPELLGGLVVKIGDRRLDASLRRRLVQLHRRLATGGQA, from the coding sequence ATGAAGCGTCGCCCCCTCGCCCAACGCTACGCCCGGGTGCTGTACGATCTCGGCCGCGAGAGCAGTGAACTCGACCGCCTGGCCGCCGACCTGGCCCGCGTGCTCGACGTCTTCGGCGAGCACCCCGAGTTGCGCCAGCGCTTCGAGAGCCTGGCCGTCCCGGCGCGTGACAAGCAGCAGCTGATCGAGTCCGTCTTCGGGGACCGGGTCCATCTGTGGGTAGGCAACCTGCTGCGGCTGCTGGTGCGCCGGCGGCGGGAAAACCTGCTGCCGGACATCGTGGCCGAGTTTACTGCCCTGCGCGACCGGGAGGCGGGCGTGCTGGAGGCCGAGGTGGAGGCGGCGGCGGAGCTGCATGCCGCCACCCGGCAGCGCCTGGAGGAGGAGCTGGCCCGCTCCCTGGGGGCCCGCCAGGTCCGCCTCGCGGTGCGGGTTCGTCCGGAGCTGCTGGGCGGCCTGGTGGTGAAGATCGGCGACCGCCGGCTGGATGCCAGCCTGCGCCGCCGGCTGGTGCAGCTGCACCGCCGGCTGGCGACGGGCGGTCAGGCGTAG
- the atpA gene encoding F0F1 ATP synthase subunit alpha translates to MSIRPEEITAIIRQQIENFEGRAELEDVGTVIQISDGVATVYGLEKVMASELVEFPKSGVYGMALNLAEDSVGVVVLGPYTDIKEGDEVRRTGRIIQVPVGPELLGRVVNPLGQPIDGGPAINATRTRPIESPAPGVIVRQSVNQPLQTGWKAIDSMIPIGRGQRELIIGDRQTGKTALAVDTIINQKDQNVICVYVAIGQKASTVAGVVETLRKYGAMDYTIVVSATASQPAPLLYIAPYAGCAMGEYFMYEEHRDVLVIYDDLTKQAWAYRELALLLRRPPGREAYPGDVFYLHSRLLERAARLSDEVGGGSLTALPIIETQAGDISAYIPTNVISITDGQIFLESDLFYSGVRPAIDVGRSVSRVGSAAQIKAMKQVAGRLRLDLAQYRELAAFAQFGSDLDKATQARLARGQRVTEILKQGEHQPMPVEEQVVAIYCGVNGYLDDVPVERVREFEREFLQYLKRFNPEVLESIRTQKEITKENEQRLQAAIQQFKAGFLAEGQQGTGQPAPQAQRAS, encoded by the coding sequence GTGAGCATTCGTCCGGAAGAGATCACCGCCATCATCCGGCAACAGATCGAAAACTTCGAGGGCCGCGCCGAGCTGGAAGACGTGGGCACCGTGATCCAGATCTCCGACGGCGTGGCCACCGTGTACGGCCTGGAAAAGGTCATGGCCAGCGAGCTGGTGGAGTTCCCCAAGAGCGGGGTCTACGGCATGGCCCTGAACCTGGCCGAAGACTCCGTGGGCGTGGTCGTGCTCGGGCCCTACACGGACATCAAGGAAGGCGACGAGGTGCGGCGCACGGGCCGAATCATCCAGGTGCCGGTGGGCCCCGAGCTCTTGGGCCGGGTGGTGAACCCCCTGGGCCAGCCCATCGACGGCGGCCCTGCCATCAATGCCACCCGCACGCGGCCCATCGAGTCGCCGGCTCCCGGCGTCATCGTCCGGCAGTCGGTCAACCAGCCCCTGCAGACGGGGTGGAAGGCCATCGACTCGATGATCCCCATCGGCCGCGGCCAGCGCGAGCTGATCATCGGCGACCGCCAGACCGGCAAGACCGCCCTGGCGGTGGACACCATCATCAACCAGAAGGACCAGAACGTCATCTGCGTCTACGTGGCCATCGGCCAGAAGGCGTCCACCGTGGCGGGCGTGGTGGAGACCCTGCGCAAGTACGGCGCCATGGACTACACCATCGTGGTGTCCGCCACCGCGTCCCAGCCGGCGCCGCTGCTCTACATCGCGCCCTATGCCGGCTGCGCCATGGGCGAGTACTTCATGTACGAGGAGCACCGGGACGTGCTGGTCATCTACGACGACCTCACCAAGCAGGCCTGGGCGTACCGCGAGCTGGCCCTGCTGCTGCGGCGGCCGCCGGGACGCGAGGCCTACCCCGGTGACGTGTTCTACCTGCACTCCCGCCTGCTGGAGCGGGCGGCCCGGCTGAGCGACGAGGTGGGCGGAGGGTCCCTGACGGCCCTGCCCATCATCGAGACCCAGGCCGGCGACATCTCGGCGTACATCCCGACCAACGTCATCTCCATCACCGACGGCCAGATCTTCCTGGAGTCGGACCTGTTCTACTCCGGCGTCCGGCCCGCCATCGACGTCGGCCGGTCGGTGTCCCGCGTGGGCTCGGCCGCCCAGATCAAGGCCATGAAGCAGGTGGCCGGCCGCCTGCGCCTCGACCTGGCCCAGTACCGCGAGCTGGCCGCCTTCGCCCAGTTCGGCTCCGACCTGGACAAGGCCACCCAGGCGCGCCTGGCCCGCGGCCAGCGGGTGACGGAGATCCTCAAGCAGGGCGAGCACCAGCCCATGCCCGTGGAGGAACAGGTCGTAGCCATCTACTGTGGCGTCAACGGGTATCTGGACGACGTGCCCGTGGAACGGGTGCGGGAGTTCGAGCGGGAGTTCCTCCAGTACCTGAAGCGGTTCAATCCGGAGGTGCTGGAGTCCATCCGCACCCAGAAGGAGATCACCAAGGAGAACGAGCAGCGCCTGCAGGCGGCCATCCAGCAGTTCAAGGCCGGCTTCCTGGCGGAGGGGCAACAGGGCACGGGGCAGCCCGCCCCGCAGGCGCAGCGGGCGTCGTGA
- the atpG gene encoding ATP synthase F1 subunit gamma, translating into MASMRDIRRRIRAVRSTQQITRAMYMVAAAKLKKAEEAARSGRPYAAALRAMLARLAGSEQARQHPLVAPRPVRRAGLVIITGDRGLAGSYNANVIRRAEQELRQLPEGVEPVLVTVGRKGRDHFRRRGYPLAHELTGIGEDVDFATARELARWLVDRYLAGAMDEVRLIYTEYRSAISQRPVVMRLVPVAGLDEQPGGEPGRGAANPAGVEPAGRQAPGSGPTPGSWREYIYEPSEQAILEALLPKYVQILVFRALQEAKASEHGARMTAMKNATDNAGELIDTLTLEYNRARQAAITKELAEIVSGAEALKG; encoded by the coding sequence ATGGCCTCGATGAGGGACATCCGGCGGCGGATCCGGGCGGTGCGCAGCACCCAGCAGATCACCCGCGCCATGTACATGGTCGCCGCCGCCAAGCTGAAGAAGGCCGAAGAGGCCGCCCGTTCCGGCCGCCCCTATGCCGCCGCGTTGCGGGCCATGCTGGCCCGCCTGGCAGGCTCCGAGCAGGCGCGCCAGCATCCCCTGGTGGCGCCCCGGCCCGTGCGCCGGGCCGGGCTGGTGATCATCACCGGTGACCGGGGCCTGGCGGGCAGCTACAACGCCAACGTCATCCGCCGGGCCGAACAGGAACTGCGCCAGCTGCCCGAAGGGGTCGAACCGGTCCTGGTCACCGTGGGCCGCAAGGGCCGCGACCACTTCCGCCGCCGGGGCTACCCGCTGGCCCATGAGCTGACGGGCATCGGCGAGGACGTGGACTTCGCCACGGCCCGGGAACTGGCCCGCTGGCTGGTCGACCGCTACCTGGCGGGGGCCATGGACGAGGTCCGGCTCATCTACACCGAGTACCGCTCGGCCATCAGCCAGCGGCCGGTGGTGATGCGCCTCGTGCCGGTGGCCGGCCTGGACGAGCAGCCCGGCGGGGAGCCGGGGCGGGGCGCCGCGAACCCCGCCGGGGTCGAGCCTGCGGGACGGCAGGCTCCCGGTTCCGGCCCCACGCCCGGCTCCTGGCGGGAATACATCTACGAGCCGTCGGAGCAGGCCATCCTGGAGGCGCTGCTGCCCAAGTACGTGCAAATCCTGGTCTTCCGCGCCCTGCAGGAGGCGAAGGCCAGCGAGCACGGGGCCCGCATGACGGCGATGAAGAATGCCACCGACAACGCCGGCGAGCTGATCGACACCCTGACCCTGGAGTACAACCGGGCCCGCCAGGCGGCCATCACCAAGGAGCTGGCGGAGATCGTCAGCGGCGCCGAGGCCCTCAAGGGCTAG
- the atpD gene encoding F0F1 ATP synthase subunit beta, with protein MAEKNVGRVVQVIGPVVDIEFPEGNLPDIYNAIKIQAKTEEVEIDLTVEAAQHLGNNVVRCVAMASTDGLQRGMPAVDTGGPISVPVGREVLGRMFNVLGEPIDGKEPPQAKKRYPIHRPAPDVADVNPATEILETGIKVIDLICPFARGGKVGLFGGAGVGKTVIIMELIHNIAYKHGGFSVFAGVGERTREGNDLYHELKESGVLDKTALVFGQMNEPPGARLRVGLTGLAMAEYFRDEEGQDLLLFIDNIFRFTQAGSEVSALLGRMPSAVGYQPTLATEMGNLQERITTTRKGSITSVQAVYVPADDYTDPAPVTTFAHLDSTVRLERAIAERGIYPAVDPLASTSRILDPNIVGQEHYEVARGVQQVLQRYKDLQDIIAILGMDELTEEDKLIVQRARKLERFLSQPFFVAEVFTGTPGKYVSREETVRGFKEILEGKHDDLPEAAFYMVGTIDEAVEKAKTLV; from the coding sequence ATGGCCGAGAAGAACGTGGGCCGGGTCGTGCAGGTCATCGGCCCGGTGGTCGACATCGAGTTCCCCGAGGGCAACCTGCCCGACATCTACAACGCCATCAAGATCCAGGCCAAGACCGAAGAGGTGGAGATCGACCTGACGGTGGAGGCCGCCCAGCACCTGGGCAACAACGTGGTCCGCTGCGTGGCCATGGCCTCCACCGACGGCCTGCAGCGCGGCATGCCGGCGGTGGACACCGGCGGTCCCATCTCCGTGCCCGTGGGCCGCGAGGTGCTGGGGCGGATGTTCAACGTCCTGGGCGAGCCCATCGACGGCAAGGAGCCGCCCCAGGCCAAGAAGCGGTATCCCATCCACCGGCCCGCGCCGGACGTGGCCGACGTCAACCCCGCCACGGAGATCCTGGAGACGGGCATCAAGGTCATCGACCTGATTTGCCCCTTTGCCCGCGGCGGCAAGGTCGGCCTGTTCGGCGGCGCCGGCGTGGGCAAGACCGTCATCATCATGGAGCTGATCCACAACATCGCCTACAAGCACGGCGGCTTCTCCGTCTTCGCCGGCGTGGGCGAGCGCACCCGCGAGGGCAACGACCTGTACCACGAGCTCAAGGAGTCCGGGGTGCTCGACAAGACGGCCCTGGTCTTCGGCCAGATGAACGAGCCCCCGGGCGCCCGCCTGCGGGTGGGCCTGACGGGCCTGGCCATGGCCGAGTACTTCCGGGACGAAGAGGGCCAGGACCTGCTGCTCTTCATCGACAACATCTTCCGCTTCACCCAGGCCGGTTCGGAGGTATCGGCCCTGCTGGGGCGCATGCCCAGCGCCGTGGGTTATCAGCCCACGCTGGCCACGGAGATGGGCAACCTGCAGGAACGGATCACCACGACGCGAAAGGGCTCCATCACCTCGGTGCAGGCGGTGTACGTCCCCGCCGACGACTACACCGACCCGGCGCCGGTGACCACCTTCGCCCACCTGGACTCCACGGTCCGGCTGGAGCGGGCCATTGCCGAGCGCGGCATCTACCCGGCCGTCGACCCGCTGGCCTCCACCTCCCGGATCCTGGACCCCAACATCGTGGGCCAGGAACACTACGAGGTGGCCCGCGGCGTCCAGCAGGTGCTGCAGCGGTATAAGGACCTGCAGGACATCATCGCCATCCTGGGCATGGACGAGCTGACGGAAGAGGACAAGCTGATCGTACAGCGGGCGCGCAAGCTGGAGCGCTTCCTGTCCCAGCCCTTCTTCGTGGCCGAGGTGTTCACCGGCACGCCGGGCAAGTACGTCAGCCGCGAGGAGACCGTCCGGGGCTTCAAGGAGATCCTGGAGGGCAAGCACGACGACCTGCCCGAGGCGGCCTTCTACATGGTCGGCACCATCGACGAGGCCGTGGAGAAGGCGAAGACCCTGGTCTGA
- a CDS encoding F0F1 ATP synthase subunit epsilon, whose protein sequence is MAERAITLEVITPERVVFREEVDSLIVPGAEGLLGVLPDHAPMVAALKIGILTYRKDGERRRVAVAGGFFEVADNHAVVLSDAAERAEEIDVLRARQAAERARRRLAEREANWDFERARAALNRALNRLRAAGADTGDLA, encoded by the coding sequence ATGGCGGAGCGCGCCATCACCCTGGAGGTCATCACGCCGGAGCGGGTGGTCTTCCGCGAGGAGGTCGACTCGCTGATCGTGCCGGGAGCCGAGGGCTTGCTGGGCGTGTTGCCCGACCATGCCCCCATGGTGGCGGCCCTGAAGATCGGCATCCTGACTTACCGCAAGGACGGCGAGCGGCGCCGGGTGGCGGTGGCGGGCGGGTTCTTCGAGGTGGCGGACAACCACGCCGTGGTGCTCTCCGACGCCGCCGAGCGGGCCGAAGAGATCGACGTGCTGCGGGCGCGCCAGGCGGCCGAGCGGGCGCGCCGCCGCCTGGCCGAACGGGAGGCCAACTGGGACTTTGAACGGGCGCGGGCGGCCCTCAACCGGGCGCTGAACCGGCTGCGGGCCGCCGGGGCCGACACCGGCGACCTGGCCTGA
- the murA gene encoding UDP-N-acetylglucosamine 1-carboxyvinyltransferase: MERIVVRGGRPLQGQVRISGAKNAALPILAATLLAEDTCLLYDIPSLDDVVTMTRMLTQLGVTVESTGEGALAVHPAAELQYAAPYDLVRRMRASILVLGPLLARLGRARAALPGGCAIGQRPIDLHLKGFAALGADVEVSGGEVEVRAPRGLRGTSIYLDVPSVGATENIMMAAVLAEGTTTIENAAEEPEIVDLANFLNTLGADVRGAGTRVIQIHGVPVLGGGTYTIIPDRIEAGTFLLAPLVAGGQVTVTGVVPEHLKSLLAKVREMGADVAVDGDEVTVAVSSRPKAVDIKTLPYPGFPTDLQAPMMAALVTADGTATVTETLFENRFAHVPELRRMGARIQIQGQTAIITGVERLQGAPVTATDLRSGAALVLAGLGAEGITEVSGVHHIDRGYVGIEQKLRALGADVARLSTEDDPLAAALLLH; the protein is encoded by the coding sequence GTGGAACGAATCGTGGTTCGCGGCGGGCGCCCCCTGCAGGGTCAGGTGAGGATCAGCGGAGCCAAGAACGCGGCCTTGCCGATCCTGGCGGCTACCTTGCTGGCGGAAGACACCTGCTTGCTGTATGACATCCCGTCGCTGGACGACGTGGTCACCATGACCCGCATGCTGACCCAGCTGGGGGTCACGGTGGAGTCCACGGGGGAGGGTGCCCTGGCCGTCCACCCGGCGGCGGAGCTCCAGTACGCCGCGCCCTATGACCTGGTGCGGCGCATGCGTGCGTCCATCCTGGTCCTGGGACCGCTGCTGGCCCGCCTGGGGCGCGCCCGGGCCGCCCTGCCCGGAGGCTGCGCCATCGGGCAGCGTCCCATCGACCTGCACCTGAAGGGCTTTGCCGCCCTGGGCGCCGATGTGGAGGTCAGCGGCGGCGAGGTGGAGGTCCGGGCCCCCAGGGGGCTGCGCGGCACCTCGATTTACCTGGACGTGCCCAGCGTCGGGGCGACGGAGAACATCATGATGGCCGCCGTCCTGGCCGAGGGCACGACCACCATCGAAAACGCCGCGGAAGAACCGGAGATCGTCGACCTGGCCAACTTTCTCAACACCCTGGGAGCCGACGTGCGCGGCGCCGGCACGCGGGTGATCCAGATCCACGGCGTGCCGGTGCTGGGAGGCGGGACGTACACCATCATCCCCGACCGCATCGAGGCGGGCACCTTCCTGCTGGCGCCCCTGGTGGCCGGAGGCCAGGTGACGGTCACCGGGGTGGTGCCGGAACACCTCAAGTCCCTGCTGGCCAAGGTGCGGGAGATGGGCGCCGATGTGGCGGTCGACGGGGACGAGGTGACCGTGGCGGTCAGCAGCCGGCCCAAGGCGGTGGACATCAAGACCCTGCCCTACCCGGGCTTTCCCACCGACCTGCAGGCGCCCATGATGGCGGCCCTGGTCACCGCCGACGGAACGGCCACGGTGACCGAAACCCTCTTCGAGAATCGCTTCGCCCACGTGCCGGAGCTGCGCCGCATGGGTGCGCGGATCCAGATCCAGGGGCAGACGGCCATCATCACCGGGGTCGAACGGTTGCAGGGTGCGCCGGTCACCGCCACCGACCTGCGCTCGGGTGCGGCCCTGGTGCTGGCCGGGCTCGGGGCCGAAGGGATCACCGAGGTCAGCGGCGTCCACCACATCGACCGGGGCTACGTGGGCATCGAGCAGAAGCTGCGGGCCCTGGGCGCCGACGTGGCGCGCCTGTCCACGGAGGACGACCCGCTGGCGGCGGCCCTGCTCCTGCACTAG
- the spoIID gene encoding stage II sporulation protein D — protein MPVRPAWRRPVAGWFLLALVLTVLLPFLVVLTRGLRIETPQAPAVPLDPGQLPVRVWIPGQDSVQTLPLEVYLTGVVAAEMPASFHIEALKAQAVAARTYTVRQMQVFGGPGCREHAEADVCGDPQTGQAWQPLEARRRDWGLLNGWRFARKIQQAVQETAGLILVYQGAPIDAVYHSTSGGRTEDASAVWGNQVPYLRPVDSPWETASPHWRSTRTMTLQEFARRLEVDPKVVRDLPGDQCFARVESSPGGRVGRATVGEKVFTGPQLRQRLELPSTWWTCRRQGEQLTFTIRGWGHGVGMSQYGADGMARQGYSYQEILRHYYPGTSLRPIFSE, from the coding sequence TTGCCTGTTCGGCCGGCGTGGCGCCGCCCCGTAGCCGGCTGGTTCCTCCTGGCGCTGGTGCTGACGGTGCTGCTGCCCTTTCTCGTGGTGCTGACCCGGGGCCTGCGCATCGAGACGCCTCAGGCTCCGGCCGTGCCCCTGGACCCCGGCCAGCTGCCGGTGCGGGTGTGGATTCCGGGCCAGGACAGCGTGCAAACCCTGCCCCTGGAGGTCTACCTGACGGGCGTGGTGGCCGCCGAGATGCCCGCTTCCTTTCACATCGAAGCCCTCAAGGCGCAGGCGGTGGCAGCCCGCACGTACACCGTGCGGCAGATGCAGGTCTTTGGCGGCCCAGGTTGCCGGGAACACGCGGAGGCGGACGTCTGCGGCGACCCCCAGACGGGACAGGCCTGGCAGCCCCTGGAGGCCCGGCGCCGGGACTGGGGGCTGTTGAACGGGTGGCGCTTCGCCCGGAAGATCCAGCAGGCGGTCCAGGAGACGGCCGGCCTGATCCTGGTCTACCAGGGGGCGCCCATCGACGCGGTCTACCACTCCACCTCCGGCGGGCGCACCGAGGACGCTTCCGCCGTCTGGGGCAACCAGGTGCCTTACCTGCGGCCCGTGGACTCCCCGTGGGAGACGGCCTCACCCCACTGGCGCAGCACCCGGACCATGACCCTGCAGGAGTTCGCCCGCCGCCTGGAGGTCGACCCCAAGGTCGTGCGGGACCTGCCGGGGGACCAGTGCTTTGCGCGGGTCGAATCGTCGCCGGGCGGGCGCGTGGGCCGGGCCACCGTGGGCGAGAAGGTCTTCACCGGTCCCCAGCTCCGCCAGCGGCTGGAGCTGCCCTCCACCTGGTGGACGTGCCGCCGGCAGGGAGAGCAGCTGACCTTCACCATCCGGGGCTGGGGCCACGGGGTGGGGATGTCCCAGTACGGTGCCGACGGAATGGCCCGCCAGGGGTACAGCTACCAGGAGATCCTCCGGCATTACTACCCCGGGACCAGCCTGCGGCCCATCTTCAGCGAGTAG
- a CDS encoding M23 family metallopeptidase — protein MQETPQSGQSRMAGRLAGWMARMRGRPALRSLVGFAVLVAVFIGSYLYFQGWPGLSGPETASLDEQTPLETGADQGVAPSTATPEPMTGQAGAGTEAGTPAQPRDNVPTREVTGETTPAFIWPVASGKTAMGFGWQYSETMGDWRWHPGVDLAVEEGAQVVAAADGRVVAVNRDPDRGLTVTIEHDGGYRTVYASLAEATVEAGQQVRRGQAIGKAGQSARIEAAAGTHVHFEIWRGDEAVDPQTLIG, from the coding sequence ATGCAGGAGACCCCGCAAAGCGGGCAGAGCCGCATGGCGGGCCGGCTGGCCGGCTGGATGGCCCGGATGCGCGGGCGGCCGGCGCTGCGGTCGCTGGTGGGTTTCGCCGTGCTGGTGGCCGTCTTCATCGGGTCTTATCTGTACTTCCAGGGCTGGCCGGGGTTGAGCGGGCCCGAGACCGCTTCCCTGGATGAGCAGACCCCCTTGGAGACGGGTGCCGACCAGGGCGTAGCACCCAGCACGGCCACCCCGGAACCCATGACCGGCCAGGCCGGGGCCGGCACGGAGGCGGGGACACCGGCGCAACCCCGGGACAACGTGCCCACCCGGGAAGTCACCGGCGAGACGACCCCGGCCTTCATCTGGCCCGTCGCCAGCGGCAAGACGGCCATGGGCTTCGGCTGGCAGTACTCCGAGACCATGGGTGACTGGCGCTGGCACCCCGGCGTCGACCTGGCGGTCGAGGAAGGAGCCCAGGTGGTGGCCGCCGCCGACGGGCGGGTGGTCGCGGTCAACCGCGACCCCGACCGCGGCCTGACGGTGACCATCGAGCACGATGGTGGCTACCGCACGGTCTACGCCAGCCTGGCCGAGGCGACGGTGGAAGCCGGCCAGCAGGTGCGGCGCGGCCAGGCCATCGGCAAGGCGGGCCAGTCGGCCCGGATCGAGGCGGCCGCCGGCACCCACGTCCACTTCGAGATCTGGCGTGGCGACGAGGCCGTCGACCCGCAGACCCTGATCGGCTAG
- the spoIIID gene encoding sporulation transcriptional regulator SpoIIID: MKDYIWKRVVEVSTYIARTRSTVREAAKVFGVSKSTVHKDVTERLPKIDSQLAAKVHQVLETNKAERHLRGGEATRLKYLQEQRGQETRQAPSEPPVGA, encoded by the coding sequence GTGAAGGACTACATCTGGAAGCGCGTGGTGGAGGTGAGCACGTACATCGCCCGCACCCGTTCCACCGTGCGCGAGGCAGCCAAGGTGTTCGGTGTCTCCAAGAGCACCGTCCACAAGGACGTCACCGAGCGCCTGCCCAAGATCGACAGCCAGCTGGCGGCCAAGGTCCACCAGGTCCTGGAGACCAACAAAGCGGAGCGCCACCTGCGGGGCGGCGAGGCCACCCGCCTCAAGTACCTGCAGGAACAGCGGGGCCAGGAAACCAGGCAAGCCCCTTCGGAGCCCCCCGTCGGGGCTTGA